A part of Bacillus rossius redtenbacheri isolate Brsri chromosome 1, Brsri_v3, whole genome shotgun sequence genomic DNA contains:
- the LOC134527194 gene encoding kelch-like protein 10, with protein MMAVSRRRAASYAQALHDMRVRGVLCDATLRLDDGASFRVHRAVLSASSSYFRALFTSATNSTTKKDVALHGINSTYMASIVRYAYLQQLDIKEETVLELLATADYLCIDGIVEKCLAFAVENLKPENCIGVLKFARQVQHE; from the exons ATGATGGCGGTGTCTCGGCGGCGGGCGGCGAGCTACGCGCAGGCGCTCCACGACATGCGGGTCCGCGGCGTCCTGTGCGACGCCACGCTGCGTCTGGACGACGGCGCTTCCTTCCGCGTGCACAGGGCCGTGCTCTCCGCCAGCAGCTCCTACTTCAG GGCACTTTTCACGTCCGCGACCAACTCTACCACCAAGAAGGATGTTGCACTCCACGGCATCAATTCGACATACATGGCGTCTATCGTGAGGTACGCTTACCTGCAACAGCTGGACATCAAGGAAGAAACGGTGCTGGAGCTGCTGGCCACTGCCGACTATTTGTGCATAGACGGAATTGTCGAAAAGTGCCTCGCTTTCGCCGTGGAGAACCTCAAGCCGGAAAACTGCATCGGTGTCTTAAAATTCGCGAGGCAAGTTCAACACGAGTAA